In a genomic window of Amycolatopsis japonica:
- a CDS encoding ABC transporter permease, protein MTTATLKGNERPSIGEFFLRAPAVGPALALLVAIVVFSLSTDTFLDLDNLSLVVQQSLVVGTLALGQTLIILTAGIDLANAAAMVLATLIMAKLVVGGVSGIWALLLGIVATVVIGMVTGSLVTRIKLPPFIVTLGLLTVLTAAAKLFASGQAVPVADELLKWLGTRRYLFGGIPITYGMTLALLMYLGLWYALTRTPWGKHVYAVGNAPESARLSGIKVNRTILSVYIVAGVIVGIAAWQALGRVPNADPNAFQLGNLDSITAVVLGGASLFGGRGSVLGTMMGALVVAVLRSGLTQLGVDALYQDVATGALLIGAVCVDRFARRQQS, encoded by the coding sequence GTGACTACCGCAACCCTCAAAGGCAACGAACGCCCGTCCATCGGTGAGTTCTTCCTGCGCGCGCCCGCGGTCGGGCCCGCGCTGGCCCTGCTCGTCGCGATCGTGGTGTTCTCGCTGTCGACGGACACCTTCCTCGACCTCGACAACCTTTCCCTTGTGGTGCAACAGTCCCTGGTGGTCGGCACGCTCGCGCTCGGGCAGACGCTGATCATCCTGACCGCGGGTATCGACCTGGCCAACGCGGCCGCGATGGTGCTCGCGACGCTGATCATGGCGAAGCTCGTGGTCGGCGGCGTCTCCGGGATCTGGGCGCTGCTGCTGGGAATCGTGGCGACGGTGGTGATCGGGATGGTCACCGGTTCGCTGGTCACCCGGATCAAACTGCCGCCGTTCATCGTCACGCTCGGCCTGCTGACCGTGCTCACCGCGGCCGCGAAACTGTTCGCGAGCGGGCAGGCCGTCCCGGTCGCCGACGAACTGCTCAAATGGCTCGGCACCCGCCGGTACCTCTTCGGCGGCATCCCGATCACCTACGGCATGACGCTCGCTTTGCTGATGTACCTGGGACTTTGGTACGCGCTCACGCGGACGCCGTGGGGCAAGCACGTCTACGCGGTCGGCAACGCGCCGGAATCCGCGCGGCTGTCCGGGATCAAGGTCAACCGGACGATCCTTTCGGTGTACATCGTCGCCGGGGTGATCGTCGGGATCGCCGCCTGGCAGGCGCTCGGCCGCGTGCCGAACGCCGACCCGAACGCCTTCCAGCTCGGCAACCTCGACTCCATCACCGCGGTGGTGCTCGGCGGCGCGAGCCTGTTCGGCGGCCGGGGTTCGGTACTCGGCACGATGATGGGCGCGCTGGTCGTCGCGGTCCTGCGGTCCGGGCTGACCCAGCTCGGGGTGGACGCGCTCTACCAGGACGTCGCCACCGGCGCCCTGCTCATCGGCGCGGTCTGCGTCGACCGGTTCGCGAGGAGGCAGCAGTCATGA
- a CDS encoding SDR family oxidoreductase, producing the protein MTGVLVVTGGSKGIGAAVCELAAARGYDVVVNYAGDAEAAEDVASRVRKHGVQAIIQRGDVASEDDVVALFDAAVALGPLAGVVANAAITGNTPGRFDEYEVDVVRRVVDVNVTGVFLCVREGIRRMSTRYGGAGGSIVTLSSTAAKTGSPGEWVHYAGTKAAVETMTYGVAQEVAKESIRVNAVAPGMIHTGLHAAAGMPDRMDRIAPTIPMGRAGEPGEVAEAVLWLLSPAASYTTGTVLTVGGGR; encoded by the coding sequence ATGACTGGGGTTCTCGTCGTCACCGGCGGAAGCAAGGGCATCGGCGCGGCGGTCTGCGAACTGGCCGCCGCGCGCGGATACGACGTCGTCGTCAACTACGCGGGCGACGCCGAAGCGGCCGAAGACGTCGCTTCGCGCGTCCGGAAGCACGGCGTCCAGGCGATCATCCAGCGCGGTGACGTCGCGTCCGAAGACGACGTGGTGGCCCTGTTCGACGCCGCCGTCGCACTCGGCCCGCTCGCCGGGGTGGTCGCGAACGCGGCCATCACCGGCAACACCCCGGGCCGCTTCGACGAGTACGAGGTCGACGTCGTCCGCCGCGTGGTCGACGTCAACGTCACGGGAGTCTTCCTGTGCGTCCGCGAGGGCATCCGCCGGATGTCCACCCGGTACGGCGGTGCGGGCGGCTCGATCGTCACGCTGTCGTCCACCGCCGCGAAAACCGGTTCACCCGGGGAATGGGTCCATTACGCGGGCACCAAGGCGGCGGTGGAAACGATGACCTACGGCGTCGCGCAAGAAGTCGCGAAAGAGTCCATCCGGGTCAACGCCGTCGCGCCGGGCATGATCCACACCGGGTTGCACGCCGCGGCGGGGATGCCCGACCGCATGGACCGGATCGCCCCCACCATCCCGATGGGACGGGCGGGTGAACCCGGCGAAGTCGCGGAAGCCGTGCTGTGGCTGCTTTCCCCGGCGGCGTCGTACACCACCGGGACGGTGCTGACCGTCGGCGGAGGACGTTGA
- a CDS encoding DedA family protein, producing the protein MSEVYTEAAGIGVSWLDTAGPVLVWVIVLSFIFVECALIIGLFLPGDSLLFAAGVVLAQHGSDLNAWLLSAAALLVAILGNQVGYYIGRGTGTKLIARRGGKVLNRHNLDRARAFLDRKGFFAIVAARWIPWIRTLAPLIAGTARMDPRRFALATALGGLLWVPTLVLLGYYGAGLLDQLPWVKTAALWISIAFFVVGTAYGFIRYRQEMRRPAEEPEQSTP; encoded by the coding sequence GTGAGTGAGGTGTACACCGAGGCCGCAGGCATCGGGGTGAGCTGGCTCGACACCGCCGGGCCGGTGCTCGTCTGGGTGATCGTGCTGAGCTTCATCTTCGTGGAGTGCGCGCTGATCATCGGGCTGTTCCTGCCCGGCGACTCCCTGCTGTTCGCGGCCGGAGTCGTCCTCGCGCAGCACGGCTCCGACCTGAACGCGTGGCTGCTCTCGGCCGCCGCGCTGCTCGTCGCGATCCTCGGCAACCAGGTGGGGTATTACATCGGCCGGGGCACGGGCACGAAACTGATCGCCCGCCGCGGCGGCAAGGTGCTGAACCGGCACAACCTCGACCGCGCCAGGGCGTTCCTGGATCGCAAGGGTTTCTTCGCCATCGTGGCCGCGCGCTGGATCCCGTGGATCCGCACGCTGGCGCCGCTCATCGCGGGGACCGCGCGGATGGATCCGCGGCGATTCGCCCTCGCGACCGCGCTCGGCGGGCTGCTTTGGGTGCCGACCTTGGTCCTGCTCGGCTATTACGGCGCCGGTCTGCTCGACCAGCTGCCGTGGGTCAAGACGGCGGCCTTGTGGATCAGCATCGCGTTCTTCGTGGTGGGTACGGCCTACGGCTTCATCCGCTACCGCCAGGAGATGCGGCGTCCCGCCGAAGAGCCGGAACAGAGCACCCCCTAG
- a CDS encoding nucleoside/nucleotide kinase family protein: MSAMPPVFEDLLSRAQTLAKPGQRSVLGIVGAPASGKTTLAWGLAKALGTRAAVVGMDGFHLAQVELQRLGRVERKGAPDTFDAAGYVHLLRRLAEGRETVYAPEFRREIEEPIAGAVAVTPDVPLVITEGNYLLMQDDPWSGVKPILAESWFLAPDEPERIERLVSRHRRYGRSLVEARRRALGSDQRNADLIASTSDRADLVLENLPLVNFAI; the protein is encoded by the coding sequence ATGAGTGCCATGCCTCCGGTGTTCGAGGACCTGTTGAGCAGGGCTCAGACGCTGGCGAAGCCGGGACAGCGCAGTGTGCTCGGCATCGTCGGCGCCCCCGCGTCCGGCAAGACGACACTGGCCTGGGGCCTGGCGAAGGCGCTGGGCACGCGGGCGGCCGTGGTCGGGATGGACGGGTTCCACCTGGCGCAGGTCGAACTGCAGCGGCTCGGGCGGGTGGAGCGCAAGGGCGCGCCGGACACCTTCGACGCCGCCGGGTACGTGCACCTGCTGCGCAGGCTCGCCGAAGGCCGCGAGACGGTCTACGCGCCCGAGTTCCGCCGGGAGATCGAGGAGCCGATCGCCGGCGCCGTCGCGGTCACGCCGGACGTCCCGCTGGTCATCACCGAGGGCAACTACCTGCTCATGCAGGACGACCCGTGGAGTGGCGTGAAGCCGATCCTCGCCGAGTCGTGGTTCCTCGCGCCGGACGAACCCGAGCGCATCGAGCGGCTCGTCTCGCGGCACCGCCGCTACGGCCGTTCGCTGGTCGAAGCGCGTCGCCGCGCGCTCGGTTCCGACCAGCGCAACGCCGATCTGATCGCGTCCACCAGCGACCGGGCCGACCTGGTCCTCGAGAACCTGCCGCTGGTCAACTTCGCCATATGA
- a CDS encoding VOC family protein — MSKLMSVHHLALTVTDVDRSVPWYARVLELEEFTRREDPETGLRKVVLRSPSEGFAVVLVEHQDTERPRFDERRTGLDHVAFKVSSRSELAEWEARLSEYGVVYSPSKGSRTLEGSSVIVFRDPDGIQLEIWADPEV; from the coding sequence ATGTCCAAGCTCATGTCTGTGCACCACCTGGCACTCACCGTGACCGATGTGGACCGGAGCGTGCCCTGGTACGCCCGTGTGCTCGAACTCGAGGAGTTCACGCGTCGCGAGGACCCGGAGACGGGACTGCGGAAGGTCGTGCTCAGGTCGCCGAGCGAAGGTTTCGCCGTGGTTCTCGTCGAGCATCAGGACACCGAGCGGCCGCGGTTCGACGAACGACGGACAGGTCTGGACCACGTGGCGTTCAAGGTCTCGTCGCGGTCGGAACTGGCCGAATGGGAAGCGCGGCTCTCGGAATACGGCGTCGTCTATTCGCCGTCGAAGGGATCGCGGACCTTGGAGGGTTCGTCGGTCATCGTGTTCCGCGACCCCGATGGGATCCAGCTGGAGATCTGGGCCGACCCCGAGGTCTAG
- a CDS encoding LacI family DNA-binding transcriptional regulator: protein MPPSRSSRPTQRDIAELAGVSITTVSHVVNGTRAVAEDTKLAVLRAIEQTGYTGDAIARSLVTGGTRSIGVAISLIANPYFAVLIQAIEREAALAGYTVLLADTHDTVDTERETVRTLRSRRVDGLLITPSPGDGSVIGELVSLDVPTVLIDRLSTRTDVDQVGAENIQSTSALTAHLASLGHQRIGMISGTAGLSTSEERILGYRLGLGRSGLTWSEDLVACGQSSQAGGALALSTLLALPEPPTALVVANDTMMVGVLHELRRRGLRAGVDLPVVVYDDVEWADLVDPPLTTMAQPIEEIGTQAVRLLLARINDPARKAQTMRIPPTLRHRASCGCALVHSH, encoded by the coding sequence ATGCCGCCGTCTCGCTCGTCCCGTCCCACCCAACGCGACATCGCCGAGCTGGCGGGAGTCTCGATCACCACCGTTTCCCACGTGGTCAACGGGACGAGGGCGGTGGCCGAGGACACCAAGCTGGCGGTGCTGCGCGCGATCGAGCAGACGGGCTACACCGGCGACGCCATCGCCCGCTCGCTGGTGACCGGCGGGACGCGGTCGATCGGCGTCGCGATCTCGCTGATCGCGAACCCGTACTTCGCCGTGCTGATCCAGGCGATCGAACGCGAGGCCGCGCTCGCCGGGTACACGGTCTTGCTCGCGGACACGCACGACACCGTCGACACCGAGCGTGAGACCGTGCGGACGCTGCGTTCGCGCCGGGTGGACGGGTTGCTGATCACGCCGTCGCCGGGCGACGGTTCGGTGATCGGCGAGCTCGTCTCGCTCGACGTCCCGACCGTGCTCATCGACCGGCTCTCCACGCGCACCGACGTCGACCAGGTCGGCGCGGAGAACATCCAATCGACGTCGGCGCTGACGGCGCATCTGGCGTCGCTCGGGCATCAGCGGATCGGCATGATCAGCGGCACGGCCGGGCTGAGCACCAGCGAGGAGCGGATCCTCGGCTATCGGCTGGGGCTCGGGCGCTCGGGTTTGACCTGGTCGGAGGACCTGGTCGCGTGCGGGCAGTCTTCGCAGGCCGGTGGCGCGCTCGCGCTGAGCACGCTGCTCGCGCTCCCGGAGCCGCCGACGGCGCTCGTGGTCGCCAACGACACCATGATGGTCGGCGTGCTGCACGAGTTGCGGCGTCGCGGCTTGCGCGCGGGTGTCGACCTGCCGGTGGTGGTCTACGACGACGTCGAGTGGGCCGATCTGGTCGACCCGCCGCTGACCACGATGGCCCAGCCGATCGAGGAGATAGGCACACAGGCGGTGCGTCTGTTGCTCGCCCGCATCAACGATCCCGCACGCAAGGCCCAGACGATGCGGATTCCGCCTACGCTCCGCCATCGTGCGTCCTGCGGATGCGCTCTCGTTCACTCACATTGA
- a CDS encoding ATP-binding cassette domain-containing protein gives MTTPTLSAQGLVKRYGRVTAIDGADFELFPGEVLAVVGDNGAGKSSLIKALSGAVIPDAGEIKVDGRTVHFKSPLDARHYGIETVYQDLAVAPALDIASNMFLGREKRRTDLFGRVFRKLDSAAMRADAQRILDELGINIKSITQPVETLSGGQRQGVAVARAAAFGTKAVIMDEPTAALGVAESGKVLDLINRIRERGLPVVLISHNMPHVFDIADRIHVHRLGKRVAVVSPKTHTMNQVVGLLTGALKIGENGEVEEVASAVHTGL, from the coding sequence ATGACGACGCCCACGTTGTCCGCTCAGGGACTGGTCAAACGCTACGGCCGGGTCACCGCCATCGACGGCGCCGACTTCGAGCTGTTCCCGGGTGAGGTGCTCGCCGTCGTCGGCGACAACGGCGCCGGGAAGTCGAGCCTCATCAAAGCCCTTTCGGGCGCGGTGATCCCGGACGCCGGAGAGATCAAAGTGGACGGTCGGACCGTCCACTTCAAGTCCCCTTTGGACGCTCGGCATTACGGGATCGAGACGGTGTATCAGGATCTCGCCGTCGCGCCCGCGCTCGACATCGCGTCCAACATGTTCCTCGGCCGAGAAAAGCGGCGCACGGACCTGTTCGGGAGAGTGTTTCGCAAACTGGATAGCGCCGCCATGCGGGCCGACGCGCAGCGGATCCTGGACGAGCTCGGCATCAACATCAAATCCATCACGCAGCCGGTGGAGACGTTGTCCGGCGGGCAGCGCCAGGGTGTCGCGGTCGCGCGGGCGGCGGCCTTCGGCACCAAGGCGGTGATCATGGACGAGCCCACCGCCGCGCTCGGCGTCGCCGAGTCCGGCAAGGTGCTCGACCTGATCAACCGCATCCGCGAACGCGGCCTGCCGGTGGTGCTGATCAGCCACAACATGCCGCACGTGTTCGACATCGCCGACCGTATCCACGTGCACCGCCTCGGAAAGCGGGTCGCGGTGGTCTCACCGAAGACGCACACCATGAACCAGGTCGTCGGCCTGCTCACGGGTGCGCTGAAGATCGGTGAGAACGGCGAGGTCGAAGAGGTCGCTTCAGCCGTCCACACGGGCCTGTAG
- a CDS encoding MFS transporter produces MSSTVESPPAIHEDGPRLSHRQIVTILIGLMSGMFLAALDQTIVGTSIVRIANDLNGFDLQAWITTAYLITSTIVTPIYGKLSDIYGRKPFYIAAISIFLVGSIASAFATSMYELAAFRAIQGLGAGGLMSLAMTIMGDIVPPRERARYQGYFLAVFGISTVLGPVLGGFFADFDKLGSVFGYDIAGWRWVFLINVPIAIVALFVVARVLNVPHQRHDHKIDWWGGLALVVAVVPFLIVAEQGNKWGWGSQNAIICYIIGGIGVIAFVFIEKLMKDAALIPLRLFKNSTFTVAIVGGIIVGVAMFGAIMMIPQYMQVVQEFSPTESGLLMIPLMAGIMSGSIISGQITSKTGRYKVFPVVGTLLIAAGAFFFAQVEYNSALWHPLVAAAIIGLGLGACMQTLIIAVQNAGPRSDMGVSTASATFFRQIGGTAGVAVFLTILFNVLPGNITKAFGGNPPSGPGAAALGDIQSNTSGIASLPEAIKTPVLIGFTESITTVFYVAGAVALLATLVLMFMKEIPLLGGSAPSAASALEGGEALLEEEDVPVETASEKTVVTAPVEPGKHAMTNGNGAYRAGSAQISGHVRRDDATNVAGAALTLIDHNGNQVARTHTNENGVYSFAGIVGGRYTIVASGRWFRPVAATLTATGSGMLRHDVELVSTILLSGVARTDGDRVVPDARITVLDFSGGVAAVARTDAEGNYTVSDLPAGTYTVIASGYPPATSRVELLGGDQAEHDVRLSYDQALDELVEH; encoded by the coding sequence ATGAGTTCCACCGTAGAAAGTCCGCCAGCCATCCACGAAGATGGTCCCCGGCTCAGTCACCGTCAGATCGTCACGATCCTGATCGGCCTGATGTCGGGCATGTTCCTCGCCGCGCTCGACCAGACGATCGTGGGCACCTCGATCGTCCGGATCGCCAACGACCTCAACGGTTTCGACCTGCAGGCCTGGATCACCACGGCCTACCTGATCACCTCGACGATCGTCACGCCGATCTACGGCAAGCTGTCCGACATCTACGGGCGCAAGCCGTTCTACATCGCGGCGATCTCGATCTTCCTGGTCGGCTCGATCGCTTCGGCGTTCGCGACGTCGATGTACGAACTGGCCGCGTTCCGCGCGATCCAGGGCCTCGGCGCCGGCGGTCTGATGTCGCTGGCGATGACGATCATGGGCGACATCGTGCCGCCGCGGGAACGCGCCCGCTACCAGGGCTACTTCCTCGCCGTTTTCGGTATCTCCACCGTGCTCGGCCCGGTGCTCGGCGGCTTCTTCGCCGACTTCGACAAGCTCGGCAGCGTCTTCGGCTACGACATCGCAGGCTGGCGCTGGGTGTTCCTGATCAACGTGCCGATCGCGATCGTCGCGCTGTTCGTGGTGGCCCGCGTGCTCAACGTGCCGCACCAGCGCCACGATCACAAGATCGACTGGTGGGGCGGGCTCGCGCTCGTCGTCGCCGTGGTGCCGTTCCTGATCGTCGCCGAGCAGGGCAACAAGTGGGGCTGGGGCTCGCAGAACGCGATCATCTGCTACATCATCGGCGGTATCGGCGTGATCGCCTTCGTCTTCATCGAGAAGCTGATGAAGGACGCGGCGCTGATCCCGTTGCGGCTGTTCAAGAACTCGACCTTCACGGTCGCGATCGTCGGCGGCATCATCGTCGGTGTCGCGATGTTCGGCGCGATCATGATGATCCCGCAGTACATGCAGGTGGTTCAGGAGTTCTCGCCGACCGAATCGGGTCTGCTGATGATCCCGCTGATGGCGGGCATCATGAGCGGTTCGATCATCTCGGGCCAGATCACCAGCAAGACCGGGCGCTACAAGGTGTTCCCGGTGGTCGGCACGCTGCTGATCGCGGCGGGCGCGTTCTTCTTCGCGCAGGTCGAGTACAACAGCGCGCTGTGGCACCCGCTGGTCGCGGCCGCGATCATCGGTCTCGGCCTCGGTGCCTGCATGCAGACGCTGATCATCGCGGTGCAGAACGCGGGCCCGCGCAGCGACATGGGCGTCTCGACCGCGTCGGCGACGTTCTTCCGGCAGATCGGTGGTACCGCGGGTGTCGCGGTGTTCCTGACGATCCTGTTCAACGTCCTGCCGGGCAACATCACCAAGGCGTTCGGCGGCAACCCGCCGAGCGGCCCCGGCGCGGCGGCGCTGGGCGACATCCAGTCGAACACGAGCGGTATCGCGAGCCTGCCCGAGGCCATCAAGACCCCGGTGCTGATCGGCTTCACCGAGTCGATCACCACGGTGTTCTACGTGGCGGGTGCGGTCGCGCTGCTGGCGACGCTGGTGCTGATGTTCATGAAGGAGATCCCACTGCTCGGCGGCTCGGCTCCTTCGGCGGCCTCGGCTCTCGAAGGCGGCGAAGCACTCCTCGAAGAGGAAGACGTGCCTGTCGAGACGGCTTCCGAGAAGACCGTCGTGACCGCCCCGGTCGAGCCCGGCAAGCACGCCATGACCAACGGGAACGGCGCCTACCGGGCGGGATCCGCGCAGATCAGCGGGCATGTCCGCCGGGACGACGCCACGAACGTCGCGGGTGCGGCGCTGACCCTGATCGACCACAACGGCAATCAGGTGGCCAGGACGCACACCAACGAGAACGGCGTCTACTCGTTCGCCGGCATCGTGGGCGGGCGGTACACGATCGTCGCCAGCGGCCGCTGGTTCCGGCCGGTCGCGGCGACGCTGACCGCCACCGGCTCCGGGATGCTGCGCCACGACGTCGAACTGGTCAGCACGATCCTGCTGAGCGGGGTCGCCCGCACCGACGGCGACCGGGTGGTGCCGGACGCGCGGATCACCGTGCTCGACTTCTCGGGCGGCGTCGCCGCCGTGGCGAGGACCGACGCGGAGGGCAACTACACGGTCAGCGACCTGCCCGCCGGGACCTACACGGTGATCGCCAGCGGCTACCCGCCGGCGACCAGCCGGGTGGAGCTGCTGGGCGGTGACCAGGCCGAACACGACGTCCGGCTGAGCTACGACCAGGCGCTGGACGAGCTCGTCGAGCACTAG
- a CDS encoding substrate-binding domain-containing protein: MRQRSLAALALAAALTVTTAGCTVERHWGGGSNAGGGGKAKVGLVTKTDTNPYFVELRAAAKAAAEANGAEFSALAGQFDGDNDGQVRAIENLMQQGANTILITPSSSTGVLDAIDRARKAGVLVIALDTATEPDTAVDATFATDNFEAGRQQGAYVKAALNGKPPKLFMVDGTAGSTVDTQRHTGFLKGIGLTDASPEIKGKTPANGDQSLAQQGVENLLQRTTDINAVYTMNEPMGRGTYAALQARGLVNQIVMGSIDGGCEGVKNVRDGQYAATVMQFPKKMAEQGVLAAVEYAKTGKKPSGFVNTGSAVITDKPIPGVESQDTKWGLENCWGTK; the protein is encoded by the coding sequence ATGAGACAGCGCAGTCTCGCCGCGCTCGCCCTGGCCGCCGCCTTGACGGTGACCACGGCCGGGTGCACCGTCGAACGCCACTGGGGTGGCGGCTCGAACGCAGGCGGCGGTGGCAAGGCCAAGGTCGGCCTGGTCACCAAGACCGACACCAATCCCTACTTCGTGGAGCTGAGAGCGGCCGCCAAGGCCGCCGCCGAGGCCAACGGCGCGGAGTTCAGCGCGCTCGCCGGCCAGTTCGACGGCGACAACGACGGTCAGGTCCGCGCCATCGAGAACCTCATGCAGCAGGGTGCGAACACCATCCTGATCACGCCGAGTTCCTCGACCGGCGTCCTCGACGCCATCGACCGCGCCCGCAAGGCCGGGGTGCTGGTCATCGCGCTCGACACGGCGACCGAACCGGACACCGCCGTCGACGCCACCTTCGCCACGGACAACTTCGAAGCCGGACGACAGCAGGGCGCGTACGTCAAGGCCGCCCTGAACGGCAAGCCGCCGAAGCTGTTCATGGTGGACGGCACCGCCGGGTCCACAGTGGACACCCAGCGGCACACCGGATTCCTCAAGGGCATCGGGCTCACCGACGCGTCGCCGGAGATCAAGGGCAAGACGCCCGCGAACGGCGACCAGAGCCTCGCGCAGCAGGGTGTCGAAAACCTGCTGCAGCGCACCACCGACATCAACGCCGTCTACACGATGAACGAGCCGATGGGCCGCGGCACCTACGCCGCGCTCCAGGCCCGCGGTCTGGTGAACCAGATCGTGATGGGCTCGATCGACGGCGGCTGCGAAGGCGTCAAGAACGTACGCGACGGCCAGTACGCCGCGACGGTCATGCAGTTCCCCAAGAAGATGGCCGAGCAGGGCGTCCTCGCCGCCGTCGAATACGCCAAGACCGGGAAGAAGCCGAGCGGGTTCGTCAACACCGGTTCCGCGGTGATCACGGACAAGCCGATCCCCGGCGTCGAAAGCCAGGACACCAAGTGGGGCCTCGAGAACTGCTGGGGGACGAAGTGA
- a CDS encoding PfkB family carbohydrate kinase: MLLAGLCTVDQIQRVAEIPAPGEKVRSLSMDVAAGGPATNAAVTVAALGAGATLLTVAGAHPLAALARADLEAYGVDLVDLDPERPDPPAISAIVVRDSDGERTVVSRNAHASSRFVLSMRSLHAQLPHSEDEMPGCVLLDGHHPEVALAVARWAKDRKVPVVLDAGSWKPVFPELLPLVDVAACSSLYRGDDPREHGVPVVVTTAGPEPVRWSTTDGSGAVPVPVARARDTLGAGDVWHGAFAYAVARGTGDVPGWIGFANEVAAERVRHEGPRSWTAAVAKMGEGQP, encoded by the coding sequence GTGCTGCTGGCGGGCCTGTGCACCGTCGACCAGATCCAGCGCGTCGCCGAGATCCCGGCGCCGGGCGAGAAGGTGCGTTCGCTGTCGATGGACGTCGCCGCCGGGGGGCCGGCGACGAACGCGGCGGTGACCGTGGCCGCGCTCGGCGCCGGGGCGACGTTGCTGACGGTCGCCGGTGCGCATCCGCTGGCGGCACTCGCCCGCGCCGACCTCGAGGCGTACGGCGTCGACCTGGTCGACCTCGATCCCGAACGGCCGGATCCGCCCGCGATCAGCGCCATCGTCGTCCGCGATTCCGACGGGGAACGCACCGTCGTCTCGCGCAACGCCCACGCTTCCTCGCGTTTCGTCCTCTCGATGCGGTCCTTGCACGCGCAACTACCGCATTCAGAGGACGAAATGCCGGGGTGTGTGCTCTTGGACGGGCACCATCCGGAGGTCGCGCTGGCGGTCGCGCGCTGGGCGAAGGACCGGAAGGTGCCGGTGGTGCTCGACGCCGGGAGCTGGAAGCCGGTCTTCCCCGAACTCCTCCCGCTGGTCGACGTCGCCGCGTGCTCGTCGCTGTACCGCGGGGACGATCCGCGTGAGCATGGCGTGCCGGTGGTCGTCACGACCGCCGGGCCCGAACCGGTCCGCTGGTCGACGACGGACGGATCCGGTGCAGTTCCCGTTCCCGTCGCGCGGGCGCGTGACACGCTGGGCGCGGGCGACGTCTGGCACGGGGCTTTCGCGTACGCGGTCGCCAGGGGCACAGGGGATGTCCCGGGCTGGATCGGGTTCGCCAACGAGGTGGCCGCCGAACGGGTGCGGCATGAAGGACCGAGGTCGTGGACGGCCGCGGTCGCGAAGATGGGAGAAGGACAGCCATGA